A section of the Marinimicrobium koreense genome encodes:
- a CDS encoding ferritin-like domain-containing protein → MTDQPFLTDVKTLRERARKHIEQGAVTEGYKANRDNVIKVLNEALATEIVCTLRYKSHYYRAEGINAEVAAQEFLEHAQQEEQHADWLAERIVQLGGKPNFSPEGLQTRSHAEFVEGDTLREMVVEDLVAERIAIDSYREIAAYLGDQDPTSRRIIEDILAQEEEHADDMAGLLEGLDGK, encoded by the coding sequence ATGACCGATCAACCGTTTCTGACCGATGTGAAAACCCTGCGCGAACGCGCCAGAAAGCACATTGAGCAGGGGGCTGTCACCGAGGGCTACAAGGCCAACCGGGACAATGTGATAAAGGTTCTCAACGAGGCCCTGGCCACCGAGATCGTCTGCACCCTGCGCTACAAGAGCCACTATTATCGCGCCGAGGGTATCAACGCCGAAGTGGCGGCCCAGGAGTTTCTGGAACACGCCCAGCAGGAAGAGCAGCACGCCGACTGGCTCGCCGAGCGCATCGTGCAACTGGGCGGCAAACCGAACTTTTCCCCGGAAGGGCTGCAGACCCGCTCACATGCGGAATTTGTGGAAGGCGATACCCTGCGGGAAATGGTCGTGGAAGACCTGGTGGCCGAACGCATCGCCATCGACAGCTACCGGGAAATCGCCGCCTACCTCGGCGACCAGGACCCCACCTCCCGCCGTATCATTGAAGACATCCTCGCCCAGGAAGAAGAGCACGCCGACGACATGGCCGGCCTGCTGGAAGGCCTCGACGGCAAGTAA